The Allocatelliglobosispora scoriae genome contains a region encoding:
- a CDS encoding ABC transporter permease gives MPRRRVRGRIPIGLLLPAGLGLAFLVLPLAGLLIRAPWATLPQRLTEPGILTALRLSLVTATLATVVCVLLGVPLAWLLARVEFRGRRVVRALVTVPLVLPPVVGGVALLLVFGRRGLIGSWLDSTFGITLPFTTTGVVIAEAFVAMPFLVIAVEGALRGADSRYEEAAATLGANRWAAFRHVTLPLVAPGIAAGAVLCWARALGEFGATITFAGNFPGRTQTMPLAVYLALETDLESAIVLSLILLTVSVAILASLRDKWIGSP, from the coding sequence CTGCCCCGGCGGCGTGTGCGCGGACGGATCCCGATCGGCCTGCTCCTGCCCGCCGGGCTGGGCCTGGCGTTCCTGGTGCTGCCGCTCGCCGGGCTGCTGATCCGGGCACCCTGGGCCACCCTGCCGCAGCGGCTCACCGAACCCGGCATCCTGACCGCCCTGCGGCTGTCCCTCGTCACCGCGACCCTCGCGACGGTCGTGTGCGTGCTGCTCGGCGTACCGCTGGCCTGGCTGCTGGCCCGCGTCGAGTTCCGCGGGCGTCGCGTCGTCCGGGCGCTGGTCACCGTGCCGCTCGTCCTGCCGCCCGTCGTCGGCGGCGTCGCGCTGCTGCTCGTCTTCGGCCGCCGCGGCCTCATCGGGTCCTGGCTCGACAGCACCTTCGGCATCACGCTGCCCTTCACCACGACCGGGGTCGTCATCGCCGAGGCGTTCGTCGCGATGCCGTTCCTCGTCATCGCCGTCGAGGGGGCGCTGCGCGGCGCGGACTCCCGCTACGAGGAGGCCGCGGCGACCCTCGGCGCCAACCGGTGGGCGGCGTTCCGGCACGTCACGCTGCCGCTCGTCGCCCCGGGCATCGCCGCCGGTGCCGTGCTCTGCTGGGCGCGGGCACTGGGCGAGTTCGGCGCGACGATCACCTTCGCGGGCAACTTCCCCGGGCGTACGCAGACGATGCCGCTCGCCGTCTACCTCGCGCTCGAGACCGACCTGGAGTCGGCGATCGTGCTCAGCCTGATCCTGCTGACGGTCTCGGTGGCGATCCTGGCGAGCCTGCGCGACAAGTGGATCGGCAGCCCATGA